The following are encoded together in the Phaseolus vulgaris cultivar G19833 chromosome 9, P. vulgaris v2.0, whole genome shotgun sequence genome:
- the LOC137822487 gene encoding kinesin-like protein KIN-8A: MPVSTRSQAPNESNSEHPHDVLKGKMKALMALYEEQKQKRVAAAPKNPSLGLSREKNGRRILVFVRVRPLAKKEAEAGARCCVRIVDRRDVYLTEFAAEKDYLRLKRLRGRHFTFDASFPDSATQQEVYSSTTSELVEAVLQGKNGSVFCYGATGAGKTYTMLGTVESPGVMVLAIKDLFSKIRMRSCDGNHAVHLSYLEVYNETVRDLLSPGRALVLREDKQGIVAAGLTQYRAYSTDEVMALLQQGNRNRTTEPTRANETSSRSHAILQVLVEYRVRDAAMNIINKMGKLSLIDLAGSERALATDQRTIRSLEGANINRSLLALSSCINALVEGKKHIPYRNSKLTQLLKDSLGGSCNTVMIANVSPSNLSFGENQNTLHWADRAKEIRTKGYANEDALPVPETGTNQVKLVLELQKENRELRMQLAQQHQKLVTLQAQSLAPPTPPSATSLLSTPPTSAPPNQKRRTRSSFFAATHFTPETKNKGDEVAVRIRTLQQRVKALETELHRVKKDHSLQLKQKDDVIRELSKKGGKKVAAAGASLQSKEANPGELKSPSHRFRSPVPTAKKRSFWDITTSNSPSVTTLNGRKTRSFVISELTAHPSKLLQPGFARKKGDI, encoded by the exons CCCAGGCACCGAACGAGTCAAACTCGGAGCACCCGCACGATGTCTTAAAGGGGAAGATGAAAGCGCTTATGGCATTATACGAGGAGCAAAAGCAGAAGCGTGTCGCTGCAGCTCCCAAGAACCCTTCTTTGGGGCTCTCAAGGGAGAAAAACGGGAGGCGCATTCTGGTGTTCGTGAGGGTGAGGCCGTTGGCGAAGAAGGAAGCGGAAGCGGGTGCGCGGTGCTGCGTCAGAATCGTGGATCGCCGTGACGTTTACCTAACGGAGTTCGCCGCCGAGAAGGATTACCTCAGGTTGAAGAGGCTCAGGGGTCGCCACTTCACCTTCGACGCTTCGTTTCCAGATTCTGCCACTCAGCAGGAAGTTTATTCCTCCAC AACCTCAGAACTTGTGGAAGCAGTCCTGCAAGGGAAGAATGGgtcagttttctgttatggtgcCACTGGAGCCGGAAAGACTTATACTATGCTTGGTACAGTGGAGAGCCCTGGTGTGATGGTGTTGGCAATTAAAGATCTATTTAGTAAAATCAGGATGAGAAGTTGTGATGGAAACCATGCGGTTCATTTGTCCTATCTAGAGGTTTATAATGAAACTGTTAGGGATCTTCTTTCACCTGGAAGAGCTTTGGTTTTAAGAGAAGATAAACAG GGGATTGTTGCAGCAGGTCTTACACAATACCGAGCTTATTCCACTGATGAA GTCATGGCATTGCTTCAACAAGGAAATCGAAACAGAACCACAGAACCAACTCGTGCAAACGAAACATCTTCACGCTCTCATGCTATTTTGCAG GTTTTGGTTGAGTACCGAGTTAGAGATGCTGCAATgaatattattaacaaaatgGGCAAGCTCTCACTGATTGATCTTGCAGGGTCAGAGAGAGCTCTTGCCACagatcaaagaacaattagatcTCTTGAGGGTGCCAACATAAACCGGTCTCTTCTGGCACTAAGTAGTTGCATTAATGCTCTCGTTGAAGGCAAGAAACACATACCATACCGAAATTCAAAACTCACTCAACTTCTCAAGGATTcattaggaggatcttgcaacACTGTCATGATTGCAAACGTTAGCCCAAGTAATCTCTCATTTGGAGAAAACCAGAACACTCTTCATTGGGCTGACAGAGCCAAGGAGATAAGAACAAAG GGATATGCAAATGAGGATGCATTGCCGGTGCCTGAGACAGGAACAAACCAGGTCAAGCTAGTACTTGAGCTGCAAAAGGAGAATCGTGAATTGCGAATGCAGCTAGCGCAACAGCACCAGAAACTTGTGACACTCCAAGCACAGTCATTAGCTCCCCCAACACCACCTTCAGCTACATCTCTTCTTTCCACTCCTCCAACTTCTGCACCGCCAAATCAAAAACGAAGGACCAGATCCTCTTTTTTTGCTGCAACTCATTTCACTCCAGAGACTAAGAACAAGGGAGATGAGGTAGCTGTCAGAATCAGAACACTTCAACAAAGAGTAAAAGCCTTGGAGACAGAGCTACATAGAGTGAAAAAAGATCACAGCTTGCAGCTAAAGCAGAAAGATGATGTCATTCGGGAGCTTTCGAAAAAGGGTGGGAAAAAGGTGGCAGCAGCAGGAGCTAGTCTACAGTCAAAGGAGGCCAACCCTGGAGAATTGAAGAGTCCAAGCCATCGTTTTCGGTCCCCAGTTCCAACGGCAAAGAAACGAAGCTTTTGGGACATAACCACTTCCAACAGCCCATCAGTTACCACATTGAATGGAAGAAAAACTAGAAGTTTTGTCATTTCTGAGCTTACTGCACATCCATCAAAGCTTCTTCAG CCCGGGTTTGCTCGAAAAAAGGGTGATATTTAA